CTGAATAAAATATCTCATagtcacttcattcattcattttccttctgcttagtccctttattaatcagggtcaccacagcggaatgaaccgtcaactaatccagcttatgttttacacagcagatgcctttccagctggaacccagtactgggaaacacccatacacctaattcccacacacacactcatacactacaccagtttagttcatcagttcccctatagcgcatgtgtttggactgtgggggaaaccggagcacctggaggaaacccacaccaacacaaaactcgaaccagagaccttcttgctgtgaggccaccgtgacgccctcatAGTCGCTTATATTAGAATAATATTGATTAAACATCAACACATCCGACCAAAATCTCTTGTGTAGGAGCACCGCCaaaacaaactaatgaatgaagTCAGTGAGTCACAGTGCAGCGCTTCACAGCAGTGTCGGGCTACTGGACAACGTTTGTGAATTCATTTAAATGCtgctacttttattttattagtaatcAGATACTTGTGAGTCCAAGAGCATCACAACATCTCTGAGCTCTTCTGGAGTTTGATTCACTCAGACGTGATTCACTGTCTGGATCTTCCTCCTGCAGACTCTGATAAGGACGAGTGTGTTCAGAAGCTCACTGTCGCCCCCAGGAGTGTGACAGCGGCACTGGGATCCCTGATGTCCAGCTATGGAGAGCAGAGCAGCGGCAGCGAGGAGGAGGACGGTGAGCAAAAACACACTGCAGGAGGTTTATGATAGATTCACTGAGCGAATCACTGAAGCTGTATGTTTGATTCACTAAATGACTCACTGAAGTGTGGGTTTGATTCACTAAATGACTCACTGAAGTGTGTGTATGATTCACTAAATGACTCACTGAAGCTGTATGTTTGATTCACTGAGTGACTTGCTGAAGCAGTGTTTGAATCACTCAGCGATTCACTGAAGATGTATGTTTGATTCACTGAGTGACTCACTGAGGCAGTGTTTGAATCGCTCAGGAATTCACTAAAGATGTGCGTTTGATTCACTAAATGACTCACTGAAGTGTGGGTTTGATTCACTGAAGTGTGGGTTTGATTCACTAAATGGTTCACTGAAGCAGTGTTTGAATCACTCAGCGATTCACTGAAGATGTGTGTTTGATTCACAGATGCTCCACTGCTCAAAGCTGCTCAGGTCTTACAGGCGAACCAGAGCATCCTGACAGCaccgcagcacacacacacagcaccgcagcacacacacacagcaccacagcacacacacacagcaccacagcacacacacacagcatcgcagcacacacacacagcatcgcAGCACACAGCACCACAGTCCCATCATGCACAGCGACATAGAGGACGAGGAAGAAGAGGAGGCAGAGGAGGTCGAGGAGCTCACGGTAAACCAGCTGAACTGCAGAGACAACCACCAACACTGCTGGAGAtggtgagtacacacacacacacacattatatccacccactggccactttattaggtacacctgtccaactgctcgggTGTGACTGAATGTGTTCAGACTGGACTcttttcattgtatttatttatttatatatatatatatatatatatatatgtgtgtgtgtgtgtgtgtgtgtgtgtgtgtgtgtgtgtgtgcgcgcacagtTGCTGGCTCCTGATATCCGGCACGAGAGGAATGTGGTCCTGCAGTGTGTTCGCTTCATCATCCGGAACAGATTCTTCGGTTTGGCTGGAAAAGATGGAAATGAAATCAGTGTGTGTGAGGAgcccatcagccaatcacagcacagaTGCTCAGAgtcatgaccacacacacactgatctggaGTCAGTGAGAGCAGAAGAGGAGCGGAACActcataaagacacacacacagacagtcagagatcagtgtgtgtgacGGCTCTGTCTTCATTTCCTGATCTTCTGTTTGGCTGGAGAAGCGTCTGTGATGAATgagtttattttacagtcaaagCTTGATTAATGAGGATCTGCAGGTTAATTTGCATAATGAACACGTGATCTCTGCTCATGGTCTTCAGGTTGGCTCCTCCTGCTGGCCGTCTCACAGAAGTGCCTGCTCCGTCAGTAAATCATGACTGTTGTCTTTATTTAATGTGAAATGATCTTTTGCATCCTCAAAGTGTTAAAGCTTTAGCAGATAGTTCTGTAATTAGCTAACGGTGGTCAACTACAGTAGTTATGAAATCCATTACTACTCATTAGTAAATCACATTAAcacatttgtttaatattatttaatggtCATAAAGTAACGATGAGCGGCTGTATTTTATACACATTAGTTAATCTTAATGTTGTATTTCTCATCAGACGGGTCCATTGAGTAATGGAGCTTTATTATAATGCATGAATGCAGACAACAATCTTCATTTCTATTCGTTATGTTTAATTATATTCATGTGCAGAGATTAAAAGAGCTTTCCAGGATCAtaataaagctgttttttttcctcagtcttgtttacttttttacatttacttatttgtttatatatagagagagaaagagaaggtctctggtttgagtcccggctgggtcagttggtgtttctgtgtggagtttgcatgttttcccagtgttggtgtgggtttcctccgggtgctccggtttcccccacagtccaaacacatgcgctataggggaattgatgaactaaactggccgaagtgtatagagtgtgtgtgtgaatgagtgtgtatgagtgtttcccagtactgggttgcggctggaagggcatccgctgtgtaaaacatatgctggaatagttggtggttcattctgctgtggagacccctgatgaataaagggactaagctgaaaagaaaatgaatgaatgaatatatatacagagaaagagagaactAAAACTTATTTTTGAAATTATAGTATATTATTGTATGTGAATACAATGCTTATTGTATAGGCATGATTTCTGTAAACTAGTAAAAAGCTTCAGGTTTAGTGATTTGAAATTGTTTTCAATGCACAGAATattataaattcataaaaatgtctttaattagACATGGTggaaaataatacactaaaacatttacaaaatgtgTTACTGGTCCTCATGAACACAGTCATAACATCATTAAGGCAaggtaagtttatttatatagcacatttcatacacagtggcaattcaaagtgctttacataaacaggaataaaagaaacaattataagagaaataaaaacaaataataaaaatggtaaaaatataaaataaattttacaattaaacaataataattatcttGTTAATATGTGTAGCATGGAAatatttgtgcatgtttgtgtttgtgcacatttgcattttttctgttgtaaatatttcccaaatgtttctcagattgaggaaatgttcacagtatgtctgataatatttgttcttctggagaaagtcttatttgttttatttcagctagaataaaagcagtttttaatagtttaaacaccattttaagctcaatattattagcctctttaagctatatttgttttcaatagtctccagaacaaaccatcgttatacaataacttgcctaattaccctaacctgcctagttaccctaattaacctagttaagcctttaaatgtgactttaagctgtatagaagtgtcttgaagaatatctagtctaatattatttactgtcatcatgacaaagagaaaataaatcagttattagagatgagttattaacactgttatgtgcagaaatgtgttggagaaatctgctctctgataaacagaaattattaaaagggaattattaaaaaattaaagggaaatataaacaggggggctaataattctgacttcaacagtattatatttgtgcatatattcaTAAGATTAGTCTGATTAATACTGAAGTGAAATCTGGATGATCTATATATAACTAAAATAACTGATTAAAACACTCCAataattagtagcccaaatgtgTATGTTAGAGGAAATATTAAATAGAAATGTTAAATAGAGGCAATGgtttatatttctaaagatgttttggTGACtaacatgttattttaataagtatatctgtttaataactCTGTTCTGTTCAACTGCACTAATAtatatgaggcgccgtgtaggatttaaatcaaactttgcttatcaacacacacataaacacgtgcatatacacctataaattactcgcatatacacctatacttttagatgttcaaaacaacatatatgaaattgtgtatatacatataaacttgacacacgcatacactcacacacacacacgcacatacatataaactccatttatgcaaacactacgacacacgcgcacatacatatatactccatccatgcaaacacacccacattaacacacgcacatacatataaactccatccacgCATgccacacccacattaacacacgcacatcatatatactccatctatgcaaacacacccacattaacacacgcacatccatatatactccatctaggcaaacacacccacattaacacacgcacatccataaatactccatctatgcaaacacacccacacacatacaactcccagcatgcataaacacccgttaaacagtcgagcaaacatccaaaacaagatacacaaacgtatacaaagttgtgcatatttgcaggtgatttatatgtgaatgtgcgttaacttttcagtgtgaacggaaggcattaagtaattttttttctcatgcaaatcaacatgaatttcagagtgatcttgatagccgtgacgtttttcggtgctttatttacttgtgttaatTGCAATGAGGATGATATAGTcaggcgaataaaagtgaaacaagattataaaactgcagcgcattaaacacacgcgtctttagtctaccgcaaaacacagagtagacgcgcactacaatttaaagcacagatagcgtgaccgtctctctctgaaccgcagatggcgtgaccgcagtgTTGAACTGCGGGCCTTGATGGCGAAACAAATTGCGCAATTCAGATTCTGTTTGCAGTTCAGCTGAAGGGGACACATTTGACTCCACTGAATTAGATATGGATCTTATTATAGTCGGCGAAGCAAGAACATTTCGCAAAATGTTAGTTGCGTCTGTAAGGTAACACTATCACTGTTCATCatggtcattcaaatggagaaacgtggcaaaatagcttacttcatcttattttctgattaatggcagctggcaaaccaacaatgtgcattcctgccacattctggactgaagtgtggacccaaaataacccattaaggattgcgacaccatacagaaaatcatattagacaacaatgtatttattctaataataaataatattatatacttcatgtgtgaccgtgtattgattaaacctactgctttcatttattttaggattttaataaacatttagctggagcagtcatgtcatgttttcaataatcaaaagacctaatacctcaattaatcacatcatttatatttcataagcTTGAAGATAGGATAGATTGCACTACAACACAGCTAATTAAAATTACCTGATACaggcttataattataaataatgatatatttcgttttggctgtgacttttacactgaaatgacttattttttatgaactgagataacttcctgttatactgaaataccttccgtttaaagtgaaaaattcatgcgcactcacatatgaaatcacttgcatatatgtatatacacaagtcactatatatgggtgtgtttgcatagatgcagtttatatgtatgtgcgcgtgtgtgtgggtgtgtttgcataaatgcagtttatatgtatgtgtgcgtgtgtgtgggtgtgtttgcatagatgcagtttatatgtatgtgcgtgtgttagtgtgggtgtgtatgcatggatggagtatatatgtatgtgcgcgtgtgtcgtagtgtttgcataaatggagtttatatgtatgtgcgtgtgtgtgtgagtgtatgcgtgtgtcaagtttatatgtatatacacaagtttcatatatgttgttttgaccatctaaaagtataggtgtatatgcgagtaatttataggtgtatatgcacgtgtttatgtgtgtgttgataagcaaagtttgatttaaatcctacacggcgcctcataaatataaatgaccaatATTCACTCTCTGAATGGGGTGAACACCTGAGCACTGTCTGTATCATCGCATTACAGGTGTTTATTATTCAttgatatttatatgtattattctATCTCTCTTTATTAATGATGTTTGTTgatatggtgtgtgtgtttggggtctGATCTTTAAAATAAGAAGCGCTTTAAAtaaagtgtgtgtttttaatatgaataataacagTGAGTCTTCGGAACTGATGAATGGTCCTGCGTAGTGCGTCGCTCTTCAGTCAGTGCCTGCTGCTGCTGTTCTCAGATCAGTTTCTCCGCTGCGGCTCCTTCAGGGGAACCAGCATCATTTCTGATCCTCGATCAGCGGCTCGTGATGGGCGTGTCCTGCACACGGTCCCGCCCACTGCCTGCGTCACCACAGCTGCTAGCTCGTCGGTTAGCGTGCTAATAGCGCTCAGCAGTGATGAGACGGTCAGGATGAGACAGCAAACCTGCGAATGAAGCCATTTGAGCGTCTGGAGCCCGGCCTGCGAGCAGAGAGAGCCGGAGAGAGTGCTCTGAAGCCGGCCAGCGAGTGTGTGTGAGCCGCGGATCGCTGTAATGATGGATCCCGGACAGCGGCTGCGGCGCTGAGGTGAAGATCTCCGTCTGTTTATGTCCGTTTATGAGCCGGCTTTGAGCTGTATCTGACGcgactcactcacacacacacacacacaccgaggcAGTGATTCTGTCAAGACTGAGTTCATGTTAGTTAGCTGTCAGCTAAGCAGCTGATGTGTATACTGTGCTAACGTTAACGAGGAGCTAGCTGACGTTAGCCAGCATTATTTATCATAAACACAGAGACTGGTCAACTCTTCAGATGGGGACTATGAGCGCTTTCCTGTCGACGTCACAGCACGGGCTGTAGTGTGTTCCTCAGCTCCAGTGCTCACTTCACTACATTCACACCCTCACTAGTGTAAATCAGAGCAGATGCATCACGCTGACTCCAGTGGTGAGCCAGCCAGGAGGATGTCCCACCCGTCAGCGTTCTCGGGCCGCAGGGGCAGCGGAGCCACCGGGCCCTCAGAGGACCACCAGACCCCGGCTGGCTCCTCGTCCCCGGGGCCACACCACCCGCCGCACAGCCTCAGCATCCAAAGCGCCGGGACGCAAGTCAAGAAGAAGAGCGGCTTCCAGATCACCAGCGTGCTGCCCGCTCAGGTGTCCGCCAGCGCCAACAACAGCATCGCAGACGACACGGAGAGCTACGACGACCTGGATGAGTCGCACACCGAGGACCTGTCCTCCTCCGACATCCTGGACGTGTCGGTTTCCAGAGCCACAGACACCGGCGTCCCCGAGCGCAGCTCGTCTGAGGAGACGCTCAACAGTCTGCACGGTGGTGAAACCCCTGGGGTCACGTCGCCTAATGAGCCAGTGATGCACACAGGGTACCTGGTCAACGGGGTccaccatcaccaccaccaccaccacaagaCCGTTCAGGGGCGACCCGCGGCGCTGCCCTCAACAGTGCCTGCTGTCCTGCAGGCTCCGGCGCAAACTGGACGCTCTGTCCAAACGGCTCCGGTAGAGTCCGCAGCTCCATCAGACTCATCCACAGTCCCTGTAAATCCTCCATCCACCCAAACCGCAGCCACCACCGCCTCCCGCTTCAGGGTGGTGAAGCTGGACTCTAACTCAGAGCCGTTCCGGAAGGGTCGCTGGACCTGCACGGAGTATTATGAAAAAGACGCTCCGCCTGGAGACCCAACATCAGCCGCTCACAGGGCAGTGGAGAGCATCATTCAGTCCGAACACGAGACCACCAGCGGTAGCTCTTCTGGCAGCACTCTGAGTGGCAGCGGGGACGTCCCGCAGGCGTACAGCGTGGGCACACACACGGGCACACTGCAGGCCAGCCCTCAGACGGTCCTGCTGGACAGTTCGGCTGCTCCGCCGAGACCCTACAGCGAGGCACAGAGCAGCTATCCTGCAAACACCCAGAGCGCCCTTCCTCCAGGGGAGTACGCAGCCATGGCGGCCGGCGCTCTTCAGATTCCTCCAGCTCAGACTGCGGTGTCGCCCAGAGCTGCTCAGCTGCCCATCGGGATGCCAGGTCTCCCTGCGCTGTCCCCGCGGCCCCAGATGGGGATCACCGCGGAGCCGCAGCCGGCTGCAGCCCAGCTCTCGACATCATCTTCTTCCTCTTCTGTGGTTTCAAACCTGCAGCCGCTGCTCCACATGATGCCCAGAGCGGCGCTGCCCTCCTCGTACGTGACGGCGGCGCAGCTGGAGGACGCCCAGCGCCTGCTCCTGCAGCACCACCCGCTGCTGGCACTGCCTCGGCTGGCGGCTGGAGGAATGGCAGGCCTCGTTGGACACACTGCGGCGGACGCTGTGGCTGCGCTCGGACAGGACGGCGGCGCTGGTGCTGATGCTGCGGCGTTTGCTGCCTCTGCTGGTGCGGATGAAGACAGGTAAATCAGcatctggagtgtgtgtgtgtgtgtgtgtgtgtgtgtgtgtgtgtgtgtgtgtgtgtgtgtgtgtgtgtgtgtgtgtgcgcgtgcgtgtgcgtgcgtgcgtgcgtgcgcgtgtgtgtgtgtatgtgtgtgtgtgtgtgtgtgtgtgatatttgcTTTTTACTTAAAGTGACAGGTCACACAAAACAATGTAATCTCCCTCGAGTGTTTCCAAACCTGTGTGAgtattttcttctgttaaacacaaaagaagatattttgtagaatgctgtaatcattgacttgaTTACTCAACACTATAgcagtcgatggttacaggtttccaacatttttccagATATCTTCagcgtttaacagaagaaagtcatgATGTGTGAAGCAGGTGAAAGGTGATGTctgtgtgaactgaccctttaatattagattattttacaCAGTTTAATATTTAAGCACAAACAAACATGAGGAAAAACAACTAGCTGAACAGTGAAGAGTTAGTGTGAGGTCAGCGGTGTGTTGATGgtgaacaggtgtgtgtgagggtgAATCTCCTGAAGTCCAGATGTGTTCAGGCCTGTAGCAGGAGCAGGAAGATGATCGTGATGTTcgtaacttcagcagctcaacTCTCACTTCCTCTAATGAAAAGATCTCATTCACGCCGTGACACATTTCACTGGCCCAGTCACGCCAGTCAAGATCtggacacgtgtgtgtgtgtgtgtgtgtgtgattctccCTGCAGCTGCATGTTGCTGCAGTGGTTTCATCCAGAGTTGTGTCCTTGAATGAGTTCCTCTGTTCTTCTTCTTCAGGCTGTTCTGTTTGTGGTCAGTGTCGGGTCAGTCTAGTGCCTCTAAATATAGCTGCTCATCTTCAGagagctgtctgtctgtctgtctgtctgtctgtctgtctgtctgtcctctgGATTTCTCCTGTCTCTTCATCTCTCCGCCTGTCTGTCCTCCTCCTGAGTGTAATCAGTAGCTCTGGTGTATCcgtggaatgtgtgtgtgtgtgtgtgtgtgtgtgtgtgtgtgttgcgggCCGCTGTCTGGTTGTCATGGTGACGCGTCTGCAGTTTAGCCGTGACTCAGCAGTGGATGCGAGAGCTGCTCAGGTTGTGCTGCTGTTACGCTGACCGTGTccagctgctgtgtgtgtgtgtgtgtgtgtgtgtgtgtgtgtgtgtgtgtgtgtg
Above is a window of Danio aesculapii chromosome 6, fDanAes4.1, whole genome shotgun sequence DNA encoding:
- the zgc:65895 gene encoding TSC22 domain family protein 1 isoform X1, yielding MHHADSSGEPARRMSHPSAFSGRRGSGATGPSEDHQTPAGSSSPGPHHPPHSLSIQSAGTQVKKKSGFQITSVLPAQVSASANNSIADDTESYDDLDESHTEDLSSSDILDVSVSRATDTGVPERSSSEETLNSLHGGETPGVTSPNEPVMHTGYLVNGVHHHHHHHHKTVQGRPAALPSTVPAVLQAPAQTGRSVQTAPVESAAPSDSSTVPVNPPSTQTAATTASRFRVVKLDSNSEPFRKGRWTCTEYYEKDAPPGDPTSAAHRAVESIIQSEHETTSGSSSGSTLSGSGDVPQAYSVGTHTGTLQASPQTVLLDSSAAPPRPYSEAQSSYPANTQSALPPGEYAAMAAGALQIPPAQTAVSPRAAQLPIGMPGLPALSPRPQMGITAEPQPAAAQLSTSSSSSSVVSNLQPLLHMMPRAALPSSYVTAAQLEDAQRLLLQHHPLLALPRLAAGGMAGLVGHTAADAVAALGQDGGAGADAAAFAASAGADEDSSSGASVVAIDNKIEQAMDLVKSHLMYAVREEVEVLKEQIKELMERNSQLEQENALLKNLSSPEQLQQFQTQTQTQSGSPTAGAPPGLPPAPGAGPTA